Proteins from one Labrenzia sp. CE80 genomic window:
- a CDS encoding DUF1499 domain-containing protein yields MTKIGKFTLFVAVLGGLCVMLMLFGARLGLWAPTTGFGFYRTYLNPLGAVIAVMGVLTLLMHFKRKEKAGLLAGGAAVIIGMACLAPMIAGAINPPVRAAPIHDISTDTTNPPAFEVLDETRAGARNSLKYGGPELAKVQSAAYPDIAPLTTELSADAAYQKALTVAHEMGWEIVTSNTERRRFEAVARTPVFYFADDVVLVVTPQGDGSRVDMRSVSRVGRSDQGVNAKRILSFQKQFRG; encoded by the coding sequence ATGACGAAAATCGGAAAGTTCACATTGTTTGTCGCTGTCCTGGGCGGGTTATGCGTAATGCTGATGCTGTTTGGTGCTCGGCTAGGACTATGGGCACCAACCACTGGCTTTGGGTTCTATCGAACCTATCTCAATCCGTTGGGTGCGGTCATTGCTGTCATGGGCGTGCTCACGTTGTTAATGCACTTCAAACGCAAGGAAAAAGCTGGCCTCCTTGCAGGCGGAGCTGCTGTAATTATTGGAATGGCATGTTTGGCACCAATGATTGCAGGCGCGATCAATCCTCCAGTGCGCGCGGCGCCAATTCACGACATTTCAACCGACACAACAAATCCACCTGCCTTTGAGGTGTTGGACGAAACCCGCGCGGGTGCACGCAATTCACTCAAATATGGCGGTCCTGAGTTGGCCAAGGTTCAATCCGCCGCATATCCCGATATAGCGCCCCTCACCACAGAGTTATCTGCAGATGCAGCCTATCAAAAGGCTCTGACAGTTGCTCACGAAATGGGATGGGAGATCGTCACCTCGAATACGGAGCGTAGGCGCTTCGAAGCGGTTGCCCGTACGCCTGTTTTCTATTTCGCGGATGACGTCGTGCTTGTCGTGACGCCTCAGGGCGACGGAAGCCGTGTTGATATGCGGAGCGTTTCGAGAGTTGGACGCAGCGACCAAGGCGTCAATGCTAAACGGATTCTCTCGTTTCAAAAGCAGTTCCGCGGATAG
- a CDS encoding ricin-type beta-trefoil lectin domain protein codes for MTKLNTACSAAIAAAFAMIIPQVSFAEVPNIQTKGAVIHLADNLGEEAKLGWCIDTKGQGLNDQLHAHSCKPNGDDVLFSFSPDTGAIESVTYKGKCMALSDPENAKIPFGLIACDTADPMQKFSYDTVSMEMHLAADTAQCVTVAATIDEAGPYQSRDLILAACNGLDPSFKQWVIQN; via the coding sequence ATGACAAAACTTAATACAGCCTGTTCTGCGGCAATTGCGGCAGCATTCGCCATGATCATTCCTCAGGTTTCTTTTGCTGAAGTCCCTAACATCCAAACCAAAGGTGCAGTGATTCACCTCGCTGACAACCTTGGTGAAGAAGCAAAACTTGGCTGGTGTATCGACACCAAAGGTCAAGGCTTGAATGATCAACTTCATGCGCATTCTTGCAAACCCAATGGCGACGATGTGTTGTTTTCGTTTTCTCCAGATACCGGGGCGATTGAATCTGTGACCTATAAGGGGAAATGTATGGCCCTTAGTGACCCGGAAAACGCCAAAATTCCTTTTGGGCTGATCGCATGCGACACAGCCGATCCGATGCAGAAATTTTCTTATGATACCGTCAGCATGGAGATGCATTTGGCCGCTGACACCGCGCAATGTGTGACAGTCGCAGCGACCATTGATGAAGCCGGTCCCTATCAGTCACGCGATCTCATCTTGGCAGCCTGTAACGGACTGGACCCGAGCTTCAAACAATGGGTCATCCAAAACTAG
- the dnaN gene encoding DNA polymerase III subunit beta, which translates to MKATLERTDLLKSLTHVHRVVERRNTIPILSNVLLRAEDGALKLKATDLDLEILETVPAMIEMPGATTVPAHMIYDIVRKLPDGSQVVLETTSDNATLEIRAGRSKFALQMLPETDFPDLTAGDFTHGFTLSAGDIRKLIDATQFAISTEETRYYLNGIYMHAVDTPEGSRFRAVATDGHRLAQAEVPAPSGSAGMPGIIVPRKTVGEIQKLLEEPEADVQIELSDTKIRITTASVVLTSKLIDGTFPDYGRVIPQGNDKEMRVDRDEFKEAVDRVSTISSERGRAVKLSLSEGRLVLAVNNPDSGSATEELAVEYDDDPLEIGFNSRYLLDIANQLNSDTALFRLADSGSPTLVQDNTIEDCLFVLMPMRV; encoded by the coding sequence ATGAAAGCGACCCTCGAGCGGACCGACCTCCTCAAGTCCCTGACCCATGTTCATCGGGTTGTCGAGCGCCGTAACACCATTCCGATCCTGTCCAACGTCCTGCTCCGCGCCGAAGATGGCGCGTTGAAGCTCAAGGCGACCGATCTGGATCTGGAAATTCTGGAAACGGTTCCGGCAATGATCGAAATGCCTGGCGCAACGACCGTTCCGGCACACATGATCTATGACATCGTGCGCAAGCTGCCGGATGGTTCCCAGGTCGTTCTGGAAACCACCAGCGACAATGCAACGCTCGAAATTCGTGCAGGACGTTCGAAGTTTGCGCTTCAAATGCTGCCGGAGACAGATTTCCCGGATCTCACAGCGGGCGATTTCACGCATGGTTTCACATTGAGCGCGGGCGATATTCGCAAGCTGATCGATGCGACGCAATTCGCCATCTCCACGGAAGAGACCCGATATTACCTGAACGGCATCTATATGCATGCCGTCGATACGCCGGAAGGATCCCGCTTCAGAGCTGTCGCAACCGATGGACACCGCCTGGCGCAGGCCGAAGTTCCCGCCCCGTCCGGATCTGCCGGGATGCCGGGCATCATCGTGCCACGCAAGACCGTCGGCGAGATTCAAAAGCTTCTCGAAGAACCGGAAGCAGATGTCCAGATCGAGCTATCTGACACGAAAATTCGCATCACGACGGCCTCGGTTGTCCTCACTTCGAAACTGATCGACGGTACCTTCCCGGACTATGGTCGCGTCATTCCGCAAGGCAACGACAAGGAAATGCGCGTCGATCGGGATGAGTTCAAGGAAGCTGTCGACCGCGTATCGACGATCTCCTCCGAGCGCGGGCGCGCTGTCAAGCTGTCGCTCAGCGAAGGCCGACTGGTACTGGCGGTGAACAATCCGGATTCTGGAAGTGCGACGGAAGAACTTGCCGTTGAATATGATGACGATCCGCTCGAAATCGGTTTCAACTCTCGCTACTTGCTCGACATCGCCAATCAGCTGAACAGCGACACTGCGCTCTTCCGTTTGGCGGACAGCGGATCTCCAACGCTGGTTCAGGACAATACGATCGAAGATTGCCTGTTCGTTCTGATGCCGATGCGCGTCTAG
- the recF gene encoding DNA replication/repair protein RecF, with translation MADRRSAALSRLTLTNFRNYEHLDLAFSKPLIAFVGDNGIGKTNILEAISFLTAGRGLRRAPFADVGRVSGPGSWSVSTILNQNGDETRIGTGLTNGEAGRRVRIDGEDVRSSENLLDYMRVLWLVPSMDGLFTGPGSDRRRFLDRLTLSIDPTHGRRVSNFEKALRQRNKLLDHGGSSGFLSAIETQVAELGTAVSLARSETVTLLGETVKAQAETGLPFPLASLTLDGAFEMATRGMSASDREDHYKDLLSEGRGRDRAAGRTLMGPHLSDLLVRHAAKDMPAAKSSTGEQKALLIGLILAHAELTASITGMTPVLLLDEIAAHLDPNRRKALFTRLLDLGGQVFMTGTDASLFEALPQEGEVFEISSDGSALLER, from the coding sequence ATGGCTGACAGAAGGTCGGCGGCGCTCAGCCGCCTGACTCTGACCAACTTCCGGAACTATGAACACCTCGACCTTGCCTTCTCCAAGCCCTTGATCGCATTCGTTGGCGACAATGGCATCGGCAAGACCAATATTCTGGAAGCCATCTCCTTTCTGACGGCCGGCCGCGGGCTGCGTCGTGCTCCCTTTGCAGATGTTGGCCGGGTGAGCGGGCCTGGCAGCTGGAGTGTCTCGACGATCTTGAACCAAAACGGCGACGAGACGCGTATTGGCACCGGATTGACCAATGGCGAAGCTGGGCGACGCGTTCGGATTGATGGCGAGGATGTCCGGTCTTCAGAGAACTTGCTCGATTACATGCGTGTGCTTTGGCTCGTGCCGTCGATGGACGGGTTGTTCACAGGGCCTGGATCGGATCGACGCCGATTTCTGGATCGCTTGACCTTGTCCATAGACCCGACCCATGGGCGGCGTGTCAGCAATTTCGAGAAAGCGCTCAGGCAACGGAACAAACTTCTGGACCATGGCGGCTCTTCGGGCTTCCTGTCCGCCATTGAGACACAGGTTGCCGAACTGGGCACTGCGGTTTCATTGGCGCGAAGTGAAACGGTGACACTTCTTGGCGAGACCGTGAAGGCACAAGCAGAGACAGGACTTCCTTTCCCTCTTGCCTCACTGACGCTCGACGGCGCCTTTGAAATGGCGACGCGCGGCATGAGCGCGTCTGACCGGGAGGACCACTACAAGGACTTGCTGTCAGAAGGACGCGGGCGCGATCGCGCCGCGGGCAGAACGCTTATGGGTCCGCATCTGTCGGACCTGCTTGTGCGGCACGCCGCCAAGGACATGCCCGCGGCTAAGTCTTCGACCGGTGAACAAAAAGCCTTGCTGATCGGCCTTATCCTTGCTCACGCCGAACTTACCGCCTCGATCACGGGAATGACGCCGGTCCTACTGCTTGATGAGATCGCAGCTCATCTCGACCCAAATCGCAGAAAGGCCCTGTTCACGCGCTTGTTGGACCTGGGCGGTCAGGTGTTCATGACAGGTACCGATGCATCCCTTTTCGAGGCACTTCCTCAAGAAGGCGAAGTCTTTGAGATCTCTTCCGATGGCTCGGCGCTGCTCGAGCGATAA
- a CDS encoding septal ring lytic transglycosylase RlpA family protein codes for MDPRVSAKAMEHCGKASWYALTSRTASGEMADPDSLSAAHRSLPFGTMVQVKNLQNGKTVVVRINDRGPFVKGRIIDVTRAAAVELGFLSRGVTKVEVRIASESAPLKFSKAPICGD; via the coding sequence ATGGACCCTCGCGTGTCAGCCAAGGCCATGGAGCATTGCGGAAAAGCGTCCTGGTATGCTTTGACAAGTCGCACGGCCAGCGGCGAGATGGCTGATCCCGACTCGCTCAGCGCTGCCCACCGAAGCCTGCCTTTTGGAACCATGGTTCAGGTGAAAAACCTCCAGAACGGCAAAACAGTTGTCGTCCGGATCAATGACCGCGGCCCATTTGTGAAGGGGCGGATCATCGACGTCACGCGTGCGGCAGCGGTCGAGTTGGGGTTTCTGTCGCGCGGAGTGACCAAAGTAGAGGTTCGCATCGCATCGGAGTCCGCGCCTTTGAAATTCAGCAAAGCACCTATTTGCGGCGACTGA
- a CDS encoding TetR/AcrR family transcriptional regulator, which translates to MATLELSLQNGLDQITTEEIAAFAGISTRTFFNYYKNKEAAAIGVPPAFRKEDTDALREGTAPLAHDLKLLLDKHIEILSGDEAILKMVGSVLRSNEKARGILEGFLTIERRNLEECLFVRVKCHQTAVALASLATNAIGQAIFLWEHEEGLSLGAALDTIWAGLINASQLLANSAA; encoded by the coding sequence ATGGCGACTTTGGAACTGTCGCTTCAAAATGGCCTCGATCAGATAACGACCGAAGAAATCGCGGCTTTTGCAGGGATCAGTACACGGACCTTTTTCAACTACTACAAAAACAAGGAAGCCGCTGCGATCGGCGTTCCACCCGCCTTCCGGAAGGAAGATACAGACGCTTTGCGCGAAGGAACGGCACCACTTGCCCACGATCTCAAACTATTACTAGACAAACACATTGAGATACTGTCTGGAGATGAAGCCATTCTCAAAATGGTGGGATCAGTTCTGCGCTCAAATGAAAAAGCGCGCGGCATACTCGAGGGTTTTCTTACTATAGAGCGCCGAAATCTAGAGGAATGCCTGTTCGTGCGGGTCAAATGTCATCAAACCGCCGTCGCACTCGCCTCTTTAGCCACAAATGCGATAGGGCAGGCGATTTTTCTATGGGAGCATGAGGAAGGTCTATCACTCGGCGCCGCGCTGGATACTATCTGGGCGGGATTAATCAACGCATCACAGCTTCTCGCAAATTCGGCAGCCTAA
- the gyrB gene encoding DNA topoisomerase (ATP-hydrolyzing) subunit B, producing the protein MSDTSDPETVPTPEAEVSAEYGADSIKVLKGLDAVRKRPGMYIGDTDDGSGLHHMVYEVVDNAIDEALAGHADHVTVALNADGSVTVSDNGRGIPTDMHSEEGVSAAEVIMTQLHAGGKFDQNSYKVSGGLHGVGVSVVNALSTKLQLRIWRNDQEHYMCFAHGDAVSPLEVVGPANGKKGTEVTFLPSPETFTKIEFDFATLEHRLRELAFLNSGVRIILTDKRGVEPVVEELFYEGGLEAFVRYLDRAKHPLIEEPITVRSEKDGITVEASMWWNDSYHEHVLCFTNNIPQRDGGTHLAGFRAALTRQLTGYAESTGLMKKEKVSLSGDDCREGLTCVLSVKVPDPKFSSQTKDKLVSSEVRPVVENLISGALSEWLEENPTPAKSIVSKVVEAASAREAARKARELTRRKGALDIASLPGKLADCQERDASKAELFLVEGDSAGGSAKQGRHRENQAVLPLRGKILNVERARFDKMLSSNEIGTLITALGTGIGKEEFNLEKLRYHKIIIMTDADVDGAHIRTLLLTFFFRQMPELIENGYIYIAQPPLYKVKRGQSEQYLKDQQALEDYLISSGLEDTSLTLANGEVRTSEDLRSVVEKARTIAGIFDGLHSRYNRDVVEQAAIAGALTEDTLNDGAKAAEAASYIARRLDILADEFERGWEGEARDDGSLVFKRMVRGVEEVAIIDAALLGSADARRLNADAGHLQEIYGKAATLRRKDTPHEIRGPRALLQQIFGFGQKGISLQRYKGLGEMNPGQLWETTLDPNVRSLLQVKIREADDADDIFTKLMGDEVDPRREFIQDNALSVANLDV; encoded by the coding sequence ATGAGCGACACTTCCGATCCCGAGACTGTTCCGACGCCCGAAGCTGAGGTATCTGCCGAATACGGCGCAGATTCCATCAAAGTCCTAAAAGGGCTCGACGCTGTGCGAAAGCGGCCAGGAATGTACATCGGTGACACCGATGACGGATCCGGCCTCCATCACATGGTCTACGAAGTCGTCGATAACGCGATCGATGAAGCCCTGGCAGGCCATGCGGACCATGTGACCGTAGCGTTGAACGCTGACGGATCAGTCACCGTGTCAGACAACGGGCGCGGCATTCCGACCGACATGCATTCGGAAGAGGGTGTATCTGCGGCAGAGGTCATCATGACCCAGCTGCACGCGGGCGGAAAATTTGACCAGAACTCCTACAAGGTGTCGGGCGGACTTCACGGCGTCGGCGTCTCTGTGGTGAACGCGCTTTCTACCAAGCTGCAACTGCGCATCTGGCGCAACGACCAAGAGCACTACATGTGCTTTGCCCATGGCGATGCAGTGAGCCCACTTGAGGTCGTTGGACCTGCCAACGGCAAGAAGGGCACCGAGGTCACATTTCTTCCTTCGCCGGAGACATTCACCAAGATCGAGTTTGATTTCGCGACGCTCGAGCACCGGCTGCGCGAACTTGCCTTCCTCAATTCCGGTGTCCGCATTATCCTGACCGACAAGCGCGGCGTTGAGCCCGTCGTGGAAGAGCTTTTCTACGAGGGAGGCCTTGAGGCGTTCGTCCGTTATCTGGACAGGGCCAAGCATCCGCTGATCGAAGAGCCGATCACCGTACGTTCCGAGAAGGACGGCATCACTGTAGAAGCCTCCATGTGGTGGAATGACAGCTACCATGAACACGTTCTGTGCTTCACCAACAACATCCCGCAGCGTGACGGCGGCACCCACCTGGCAGGTTTTCGTGCGGCCCTGACCCGTCAACTCACCGGGTATGCTGAAAGCACCGGCCTTATGAAAAAGGAAAAGGTCTCCCTTTCCGGCGACGATTGCCGTGAAGGTCTGACCTGTGTTCTGTCCGTGAAGGTCCCGGATCCAAAGTTCTCCTCGCAGACCAAGGACAAACTGGTGTCCTCCGAGGTGCGGCCTGTCGTCGAGAATCTTATCTCAGGTGCACTCTCAGAGTGGCTGGAAGAGAACCCGACACCCGCCAAGTCGATCGTTTCCAAAGTGGTCGAAGCTGCCTCCGCACGCGAAGCTGCGCGAAAGGCCCGCGAGCTGACACGCCGCAAGGGAGCACTCGACATAGCATCCCTGCCCGGGAAGCTTGCCGACTGTCAGGAGCGCGACGCATCCAAAGCCGAACTGTTCCTGGTGGAGGGTGACTCCGCTGGTGGCTCTGCCAAACAGGGCCGGCATCGTGAAAATCAGGCCGTGCTGCCGCTGCGAGGCAAGATCCTCAACGTGGAACGTGCCCGTTTCGACAAGATGCTGTCCTCCAATGAAATAGGTACGCTGATCACGGCCCTCGGCACCGGGATCGGAAAAGAAGAGTTCAATCTGGAAAAGCTGCGCTATCACAAGATCATCATCATGACCGATGCTGATGTCGATGGTGCCCACATCAGAACGCTGCTTCTGACCTTCTTCTTCCGCCAGATGCCTGAGCTGATCGAGAACGGATATATCTACATCGCCCAACCGCCGCTCTATAAAGTGAAACGCGGGCAATCTGAGCAATATCTGAAGGATCAGCAGGCGCTTGAGGACTATCTGATCTCATCCGGGCTTGAAGATACGTCGTTGACCCTCGCCAATGGCGAAGTCCGGACCAGCGAAGATCTACGCTCAGTCGTAGAAAAGGCGCGCACGATTGCAGGCATTTTCGACGGCCTGCACTCGCGATACAACCGTGATGTCGTCGAACAAGCGGCGATCGCCGGTGCGCTCACCGAAGATACGCTGAACGACGGCGCTAAGGCGGCCGAAGCCGCGTCCTATATCGCGCGGCGACTCGACATTCTCGCAGATGAGTTCGAACGCGGCTGGGAAGGCGAGGCCCGGGATGATGGCAGCCTCGTCTTCAAGCGCATGGTCCGCGGTGTTGAGGAAGTGGCAATCATTGATGCTGCCCTGCTTGGATCAGCCGATGCCCGCCGCTTGAATGCTGACGCCGGCCACCTGCAGGAGATCTACGGCAAGGCGGCGACACTGCGCCGGAAGGACACCCCCCACGAGATTCGTGGTCCTCGGGCCCTCCTGCAGCAGATCTTTGGATTCGGACAAAAGGGCATCTCGCTGCAACGCTATAAAGGCCTTGGCGAAATGAACCCCGGTCAGCTCTGGGAAACGACGCTCGACCCCAACGTGCGGTCCCTGCTTCAGGTCAAGATCCGCGAAGCGGACGATGCGGACGACATCTTCACCAAGCTTATGGGAGATGAAGTGGACCCGCGTCGCGAGTTCATTCAGGACAACGCGCTGAGCGTCGCCAACCTGGACGTCTGA
- a CDS encoding EAL domain-containing protein: MSLLDVLPERSALVNRDGRCLAVNSHFAKRFPETDVGTDGRHLSELLSRESWKRWQRACLAATASARMDLQGVLLDHSGQVIAPALSIARVAFAMASEDAFLLRFAETEETVQDQSVEIEEIRQLAHVDDLTGLANRRALFNELERRIDLMRDGTYDDLSVFYLDLDDFKKVNDLAGHTAGDEMLCLVANCLKAVFGEDGLAARLGGDEFVGLIQVATEAEALEIANRLQTRMKRLGLKSGSGFFTVKGSIGICYLKQDFSAQARVKPIDILHQADRACLRGKAEGGSAVNCQAFDPEEETRSLKVPSWQPEDLLMKDLSLHAMPIIALPSKAILGSEILLRLKGEKELVCTPRVLIASAERSGFMSQVDGWTLDQVLDAISICQSRRWFAVNLSMGALADKRQKDLLRSRLSSEPLLAGRLCLEISEKDYLRQPDLCEDFLRFVSELGCQTAIDDFAGHWPVLERLTELKVDWIKIDPALSTFASAHDRKRMILKRMIAAAHDLGIRVIAKNVEGKSELAFWQQLDVDAAQGFYVGSPEPWPDSAL; the protein is encoded by the coding sequence ATGTCCTTGCTTGATGTTTTGCCTGAACGTTCAGCGCTTGTGAATCGGGATGGCCGGTGTCTCGCCGTAAATTCGCATTTTGCAAAACGATTTCCGGAAACGGACGTTGGCACGGACGGCCGGCACTTGTCGGAGCTTCTCTCTCGCGAAAGCTGGAAGCGTTGGCAGAGGGCATGCCTGGCGGCTACTGCGTCTGCACGTATGGACCTTCAAGGCGTTCTGCTTGACCATTCTGGACAGGTGATTGCTCCAGCCCTGTCAATTGCCCGCGTTGCGTTTGCTATGGCATCCGAAGACGCATTTTTGCTTCGGTTCGCTGAAACCGAAGAGACCGTTCAGGATCAATCGGTGGAGATCGAAGAGATCCGCCAGCTTGCTCACGTCGATGATTTGACAGGCTTGGCCAACCGGCGGGCCCTTTTCAATGAGCTTGAGCGTCGTATCGATTTGATGCGCGACGGCACGTATGATGACCTGTCGGTTTTTTATCTGGATCTCGATGACTTCAAGAAGGTCAATGACCTGGCCGGCCATACCGCGGGAGACGAGATGCTGTGCCTCGTCGCCAATTGTCTTAAGGCTGTCTTTGGGGAGGACGGTTTGGCCGCGAGACTTGGCGGTGATGAATTCGTCGGCCTGATCCAGGTTGCCACTGAGGCTGAGGCGCTGGAAATTGCGAACAGACTTCAGACGCGGATGAAGCGACTTGGTCTGAAGTCCGGCAGCGGGTTTTTTACCGTCAAGGGCTCGATTGGGATCTGTTATCTCAAACAGGATTTTTCTGCCCAGGCGCGCGTGAAACCCATCGATATTCTGCATCAGGCAGACAGGGCATGTCTGCGAGGCAAGGCAGAGGGCGGGAGCGCGGTCAATTGCCAGGCCTTTGATCCGGAAGAGGAAACACGTTCACTGAAGGTCCCGTCCTGGCAACCGGAAGACCTTCTCATGAAGGATCTATCCCTTCATGCGATGCCAATCATTGCGCTCCCCAGCAAGGCAATTCTGGGCTCGGAGATCCTTCTGCGTCTTAAGGGGGAAAAAGAACTTGTCTGCACACCCCGCGTATTGATCGCCTCTGCTGAACGGTCTGGATTCATGTCTCAAGTGGACGGCTGGACACTGGATCAGGTGCTGGACGCTATTTCGATCTGCCAGTCGCGGCGCTGGTTTGCGGTGAACCTGTCTATGGGTGCGCTTGCCGATAAACGCCAAAAGGATCTCCTGAGAAGCCGCCTGTCATCCGAGCCGCTACTGGCCGGACGACTGTGCCTGGAAATCTCCGAGAAAGACTACTTGCGGCAGCCGGATCTTTGCGAGGATTTCCTTCGCTTTGTCTCTGAACTCGGTTGTCAGACTGCAATTGACGACTTCGCGGGGCACTGGCCTGTGCTCGAACGACTGACCGAGTTGAAGGTCGACTGGATAAAGATTGACCCAGCCCTCAGCACTTTTGCTTCAGCGCATGACCGAAAACGCATGATCCTCAAGCGCATGATTGCCGCAGCTCATGACCTTGGCATCCGCGTGATTGCGAAGAATGTGGAGGGCAAGTCAGAGCTGGCGTTTTGGCAGCAGCTAGACGTTGATGCTGCCCAGGGTTTCTACGTCGGCAGCCCTGAGCCATGGCCTGACAGTGCCCTTTGA